The following are encoded together in the Oryzias melastigma strain HK-1 unplaced genomic scaffold, ASM292280v2 sc00795, whole genome shotgun sequence genome:
- the LOC112139310 gene encoding 40S ribosomal protein S3a, producing the protein IASDGLKGRVFEVSLADLQNDEVAFRKFKLITEDVQGKNCLTNFHGMDLTRDKMCSMVKKWQTMIEAHVDVKTTDGYLLRLFCVGFTKKRNNQVRKTSYAQHQQVRQIRKKMMEIMTREVQTNDLKEVVNKLIPDSVGKDIEKACQSIYPLHDVYVRKVKMLKKPKFELGKLMELHGEGGAGGAAKASGDDTGAKVERADGYEPPIQETV; encoded by the exons aaaTTGCCTCAGACGGTCTGAAGGGACGTGTGTTCGAGGTGAGCCTTGCTGACCTGCAAAACGACGAGGTCGCCTTCCGCAAGTTCAAGCTCATCACCGAAGATGTTCAGGGCAAAAACTGCCTCACCAACTTCCACGGCATGGACCTGACCCGGGACAAGATGTGCTCCATGGTTAAGAAGTGGCAG accATGATTGAAGCCCACGTGGATGTGAAGACCACCGATGGATACCTGCTGCGCCTGTTCTGTGTTGGTTTCACAAAGAAGCGCAACAACCAGGTCAGAAAGACCTCGTACGCCCAGCACCAGCAGGTCCGTCAGATCCGCAAGAAGATGATGGAGATCATGACCCGTGAGGTTCAAACGAACGACCTGAAGGAAGTGGTCAACAAGCT GATCCCTGACAGCGTCGGCAAGGACATCGAAAAGGCTTGCCAGTCCATCTACCCTCTACATGACGTCTACGTCCGCAAGGTCAAAATGCTGAAGAAGCCCAAGTTTGAGT TGGGCAAACTGATGGAGCTCCATGGAGAGGGTGGTGCAGGCGGTGCTGCAAAGGCATCTGGTGATGACACTGGAGCCAAGGTGGAGAGGGCTGATGGCTATGAGCCCCCCATCCAGGAGACTGTCTA